The Streptomyces pactum genome contains a region encoding:
- a CDS encoding alpha/beta hydrolase codes for MARLVRWTALTAAAALLTTAGCSSGSSGDDKDSGGTQGTGSARPSAAAPSGVPESLASQTLDWGRCKGTTDSPAPGGDWQCATLKAPLDWAEPGGETIDLALIRAEATGDDRIGSLLFNFGGPGGSGVSMMPSYADTVSSLHERYDLVSWDPRGVAASEGIRCRGDEAIEDAESVDSTPDTATEEQAYLKDAADFGKGCEKAAGKLMAHVSTTDTARDMDLMRHVLGDERTHYFGISYGTELGGVYAHLFPKHVGRVVLDAVVDPGADTMGHAENQARGFQRALDDYLTSTGQDPEQGSREIADLLERLDAEPLPTSSPGRKLTQTLALTGIVLPLYSKDGWPALTSALAAAEEGDGSELLALADGYNERDSSGHYGTTTHSQRVISCLDDKQRPTLEETKELLPRFEKVSPVFGAFLGWDTAGWCHDWPVAGQHETPEVSASGAAPILVVGNTGDPATPYEGARRMADELGKDVGVVLTWKGEGHGAYGSGSDCVDSAVDAYLLKGTVPKDGKVCS; via the coding sequence ATGGCGCGTCTCGTACGGTGGACGGCCCTGACGGCCGCGGCCGCACTGCTGACGACGGCGGGCTGCAGCAGCGGCTCGTCCGGTGACGACAAGGACAGCGGGGGGACACAGGGGACAGGCAGCGCACGGCCGTCGGCGGCGGCACCTTCCGGGGTGCCCGAGTCGCTGGCCTCCCAGACTCTCGACTGGGGCCGGTGCAAAGGCACCACGGACTCCCCCGCGCCGGGCGGCGACTGGCAGTGCGCCACGCTCAAGGCACCGTTGGACTGGGCCGAGCCGGGCGGCGAGACGATCGACCTCGCGCTGATCCGGGCCGAGGCCACCGGCGACGACCGCATCGGCTCCCTGCTGTTCAACTTCGGCGGTCCCGGCGGCTCCGGCGTCTCCATGATGCCGTCCTACGCCGACACCGTCTCCTCCCTGCACGAGCGGTACGACCTGGTGAGCTGGGACCCGCGCGGGGTGGCGGCCAGCGAGGGGATCCGCTGCCGCGGCGACGAGGCGATCGAGGACGCCGAATCGGTGGACTCCACACCGGACACCGCGACCGAGGAACAGGCGTATCTCAAAGACGCCGCGGACTTCGGCAAGGGCTGTGAGAAGGCCGCCGGCAAGCTGATGGCGCACGTCTCGACCACGGACACCGCCCGCGACATGGACCTGATGCGGCATGTGCTGGGCGACGAGAGGACGCACTACTTCGGCATCTCCTACGGCACCGAACTCGGCGGCGTCTACGCCCACCTGTTCCCCAAGCACGTGGGACGCGTGGTCCTCGACGCGGTCGTGGACCCGGGCGCCGACACGATGGGCCACGCCGAAAACCAGGCCAGGGGCTTCCAGCGCGCCCTGGACGACTATCTGACTTCCACCGGGCAGGACCCGGAGCAGGGGTCGCGGGAGATCGCCGACCTGCTGGAGCGGCTCGACGCCGAGCCGCTGCCGACGTCCTCGCCGGGGCGGAAGCTGACGCAGACGCTGGCACTCACCGGGATCGTGCTGCCGCTCTACAGCAAGGACGGCTGGCCGGCCCTGACCAGCGCCCTGGCGGCGGCCGAGGAGGGCGACGGCTCCGAGTTGCTGGCACTCGCCGACGGCTACAACGAGCGGGATTCCTCGGGGCACTACGGCACGACGACCCACTCCCAACGGGTCATATCGTGCCTGGACGACAAGCAGCGGCCGACCCTGGAGGAGACGAAGGAGCTGCTGCCGAGGTTCGAGAAGGTCTCACCCGTGTTCGGGGCCTTCCTCGGCTGGGACACGGCCGGGTGGTGCCACGACTGGCCGGTGGCCGGTCAGCACGAGACCCCGGAGGTGAGCGCGTCCGGCGCGGCTCCGATCCTGGTGGTCGGCAACACCGGCGACCCGGCCACGCCCTACGAAGGCGCCCGCAGGATGGCGGACGAGCTGGGCAAGGACGTCGGTGTGGTGCTGACCTGGAAGGGCGAGGGCCATGGGGCGTACGGGAGCGGCAGCGACTGTGTCGATTCAGCGGTGGACGCCTACCTGCTGAAGGGGACGGTGCCGAAGGACGGCAAGGTCTGCTCATGA
- the moeZ gene encoding adenylyltransferase/sulfurtransferase MoeZ, which translates to MSLPPLVEPAPELTVDEVRRYSRHLIIPDVGMDGQKRLKNAKVLAVGAGGLGSPTLMYLAAAGVGTLGIVEFDEVDESNLQRQVIHSQADIGRSKAESARDTIKGINPYVDVVLHQERLEADNVMDIFSQYDLIVDGTDNFATRYLVNDACVLLNKPYVWGSIYRFDGQASVFWSEHGPCYRCLYPEPPPPGMVPSCAEGGVLGVLCASIGSIQTNEAIKLLAGIGEPLVGRLMIYDALEMQYRQVKVRKDPDCAVCGENPTVTELIDYEAFCGVVSEEAQAAAADSTITPKQLKEWIDDGENIELIDVREPNEFEIVSIPGARLIPKNEFLMGSALESLPQDKKIVLNCKTGVRSAEVLAVLKSAGFSDAVHVGGGVIGWVNQIEPAKPVY; encoded by the coding sequence GTGTCGCTGCCACCCCTGGTCGAGCCGGCCCCCGAGCTCACCGTAGACGAGGTCCGCAGGTACTCCCGCCACCTGATCATCCCCGACGTGGGGATGGACGGGCAGAAGCGGCTGAAGAACGCCAAGGTGCTCGCCGTGGGCGCGGGCGGCCTCGGTTCGCCGACCCTGATGTATCTGGCGGCGGCCGGTGTCGGCACGCTCGGCATCGTGGAGTTCGACGAGGTCGACGAGTCGAACCTGCAGCGGCAGGTCATCCACAGCCAGGCCGACATCGGCCGGTCCAAGGCCGAGTCCGCCCGCGACACCATCAAGGGCATCAACCCGTACGTGGACGTGGTCCTTCACCAGGAGCGGCTCGAGGCCGACAACGTGATGGACATCTTCAGCCAGTACGACCTGATCGTCGACGGTACGGACAACTTCGCGACCCGCTACCTGGTCAACGACGCCTGCGTGCTGCTGAACAAGCCCTACGTATGGGGCTCGATCTACCGCTTCGACGGCCAGGCCTCCGTCTTCTGGTCCGAGCACGGTCCGTGCTACCGCTGCCTCTACCCGGAGCCCCCGCCCCCCGGCATGGTCCCCTCCTGCGCCGAGGGCGGCGTCCTGGGCGTGCTGTGCGCGTCCATCGGTTCCATCCAGACCAACGAGGCCATCAAGCTCCTCGCGGGCATCGGCGAGCCGCTGGTCGGCCGTCTGATGATCTACGACGCCCTGGAGATGCAGTACCGCCAGGTCAAGGTCCGCAAGGACCCGGACTGCGCGGTCTGCGGTGAGAACCCGACCGTCACCGAGCTCATCGACTACGAGGCCTTCTGCGGCGTCGTGTCCGAGGAGGCCCAGGCGGCGGCCGCCGACTCCACGATCACTCCCAAGCAGCTCAAGGAGTGGATCGACGACGGTGAGAACATCGAGCTCATCGACGTCCGCGAGCCGAACGAGTTCGAGATCGTCTCCATCCCGGGCGCTCGGCTGATCCCGAAGAACGAGTTCCTCATGGGCTCGGCCCTGGAGAGCCTCCCGCAGGACAAGAAGATCGTCTTGAACTGCAAGACGGGTGTCCGCAGTGCGGAAGTACTGGCGGTCCTCAAGTCCGCCGGCTTCTCGGACGCCGTGCACGTGGGCGGCGGCGTGATCGGCTGGGTCAACCAGATCGAGCCGGCGAAGCCCGTCTACTGA
- a CDS encoding spherulation-specific family 4 protein codes for MPYLTSTKAGTASTGVRTGLGVPGLAHPLVAPGEWAGLTSPGTPLHWVVLNVANGPGAHPDPRCLDAVGRLRNAGVRVLGHLDAAYGARSFGELMSDAHRHLDWYRADGFLLDRCPSERAALPEVRRTVGTLRVIRDDAHIVLGHGTHPHPGYAENADQLVTFSGAWSDYRWSQAAEWSADYPPERFCHFVHGVPHGHLEEALRIARWQGAGTIYFTDRTDRGGRSDPWETMPGYWDDIVSRVGTGVSE; via the coding sequence ATGCCGTATCTGACCAGCACGAAAGCGGGCACCGCGAGCACCGGCGTCCGCACCGGCCTCGGTGTCCCGGGGCTGGCCCACCCCCTCGTCGCCCCCGGCGAGTGGGCCGGCCTCACCTCCCCGGGCACCCCCCTGCACTGGGTCGTCCTCAACGTCGCCAACGGCCCCGGCGCCCACCCCGACCCGCGCTGCCTGGATGCCGTCGGCCGCCTCCGCAACGCGGGCGTCCGGGTCCTCGGCCACCTTGACGCCGCGTACGGGGCCCGGAGCTTCGGCGAGCTGATGTCCGACGCGCACCGGCACCTCGACTGGTACCGGGCCGACGGCTTCCTCCTCGACCGCTGCCCGTCCGAACGGGCCGCGCTCCCCGAGGTCCGCCGCACCGTCGGCACGCTCCGGGTGATCCGTGACGACGCCCACATCGTGCTCGGCCACGGCACCCATCCGCACCCCGGCTATGCCGAGAACGCCGACCAGCTCGTCACCTTCTCCGGCGCGTGGAGCGACTACCGCTGGTCCCAGGCGGCCGAGTGGAGCGCCGACTATCCGCCCGAGCGCTTCTGCCACTTCGTCCACGGTGTCCCCCACGGGCATCTGGAGGAGGCACTGCGCATCGCCCGCTGGCAGGGCGCCGGGACGATTTACTTCACCGACCGCACGGACCGGGGCGGTCGAAGTGACCCCTGGGAGACGATGCCCGGCTACTGGGACGACATCGTCTCGCGGGTCGGGACGGGTGTCTCGGAATGA
- a CDS encoding NAD-dependent epimerase/dehydratase family protein: MRVLLIGANGYIGRFVADRLLADPAVQLTALGRGDDADVRFDLATGSPGALTRFLDAVHPGVVVNCAGATRGGARELTRHNTVAVATVCEALRRSGCGARLVQVGCSAEYGPSQPGSSTAEDAVPRPGGPYGVSKLAATELVLGSGLDAVVLRVFSPAGPGTPAGSPLGRLAEAMRRAMQSGDGELRLGGLGAQRDFIDVRDVARAVHAASLSAAQGVINIGSGRAVRLRDAAATLARVAGYGGALHELDGPPGALRPTIGHPRTESLGHRVDALGHHRTDALGHHRPEALGHRGDRADAEHAAPVAYPYPDGCGSWQQADVRTARDRLGWRPRIALEESLADIWMEAACRI; this comes from the coding sequence ATGAGAGTCCTGCTGATCGGAGCCAACGGCTATATCGGCCGCTTCGTCGCCGACCGTCTGCTCGCCGACCCGGCCGTCCAGCTCACCGCCCTGGGCCGCGGCGACGACGCCGACGTCCGCTTCGACCTCGCCACCGGCAGCCCCGGCGCCCTCACCCGCTTCCTCGACGCGGTCCACCCCGGCGTCGTCGTCAACTGCGCCGGAGCCACCCGGGGCGGTGCCCGCGAACTCACCCGGCACAACACCGTCGCCGTCGCCACCGTCTGCGAGGCCCTGCGCCGCAGCGGCTGTGGTGCCCGCCTGGTGCAGGTCGGCTGCAGCGCGGAGTACGGTCCCAGCCAGCCCGGCTCCTCCACCGCGGAGGACGCCGTGCCCCGCCCGGGCGGCCCCTACGGCGTCAGCAAACTCGCCGCGACCGAACTCGTCCTCGGCTCCGGCCTGGACGCCGTCGTCCTGCGTGTCTTCTCGCCCGCCGGGCCAGGCACCCCCGCGGGCTCCCCGCTGGGCCGCCTCGCCGAGGCCATGCGCCGTGCCATGCAGTCCGGCGACGGTGAGCTGCGGCTCGGCGGCCTCGGCGCCCAACGCGACTTCATCGACGTCCGCGACGTCGCCCGCGCCGTCCATGCCGCCTCTCTCTCCGCAGCCCAGGGCGTCATCAACATCGGCTCCGGCCGCGCCGTCCGCCTGCGTGACGCCGCCGCCACCCTCGCCCGCGTGGCCGGCTACGGCGGCGCCCTGCACGAACTCGACGGACCGCCCGGCGCACTGCGGCCCACCATCGGCCACCCCCGTACCGAATCCCTGGGTCACCGCGTCGACGCCCTCGGCCATCACCGCACCGACGCCCTCGGCCACCACCGTCCGGAGGCCCTCGGGCACCGCGGCGACCGCGCCGACGCCGAGCACGCGGCCCCGGTCGCCTACCCCTACCCGGACGGCTGCGGCAGTTGGCAGCAAGCCGATGTGCGTACCGCACGCGACCGGCTCGGCTGGCGGCCCCGTATCGCCCTCGAAGAGTCCCTCGCCGATATCTGGATGGAGGCGGCATGCCGTATCTGA
- a CDS encoding DUF3492 domain-containing protein, with the protein MRIGLLTEGGYPYVSGEAGLWCDRLVRGLEQHEFDVYALSRSERQEAEGWTPLPPQVSGVRTGSLWDTDDDGVGHGRRARRRFAECYGELAAALCTTAPEDPSGTSAKASGRAPEGEPDTVSEGRSALVADRFANALYGLAELARDKGGLPAALRSETAVRALERACRAPGAHRSAREARVPDLLAVAARLERALRPLSLDWYEDDGLGAVDLCHATSGGTAALPGLLARHFYDVPLLVTEYGVRLRTHYLTEPDAPPAIRALLAAFHGRLAAETYRCAAVITPGNLHARRWQERCGADRAKLRTVYPGMDATPFAETGESPECADPHTLVWVGGVEPTKDLVSLLHAFAEIRKAEPGARLRIVGAPTGLEGAAYLAHCKGLASQLFPDEADGPHAVGRNPVSFEETGGPELPSRAEAYGAAALVVLSSVVEGFPYGLVEAMLCGRATVSTDVGAVVEAIGGTGLVVPPRNPRALAEACVALLRDPERRARLGAAARARALELFTVEQNVAAFHGIYLEMLSRAPARRVILGDNGEPLPFAVPAEAHVPGRWTDSTARVVARGGPGWATDAPVRATSPASPAFPAFPASATEGAR; encoded by the coding sequence GTGCGCATCGGACTGCTTACGGAGGGTGGCTATCCGTATGTGAGCGGTGAGGCGGGGCTCTGGTGCGATCGGCTCGTACGCGGGCTCGAGCAGCACGAGTTCGACGTCTACGCGCTCAGCCGCAGCGAGCGCCAGGAGGCCGAGGGGTGGACCCCGCTGCCGCCACAGGTCAGCGGGGTGCGCACCGGGTCGCTGTGGGACACCGACGACGACGGGGTGGGTCACGGACGGCGTGCGCGCCGGCGCTTCGCGGAGTGCTACGGCGAACTGGCCGCGGCCCTGTGCACGACCGCCCCCGAAGATCCGTCCGGGACCTCGGCGAAGGCATCGGGGAGGGCGCCGGAGGGGGAACCGGACACGGTGTCGGAGGGGCGGTCGGCCCTTGTGGCGGACCGTTTCGCCAACGCGCTGTACGGCCTCGCGGAACTCGCCCGCGACAAGGGCGGGCTGCCCGCCGCCCTCCGCTCGGAGACCGCCGTACGCGCCCTGGAGCGCGCCTGCCGCGCGCCCGGCGCCCACCGCTCCGCACGCGAGGCGCGCGTCCCCGACCTCCTCGCCGTCGCGGCGCGCCTCGAACGCGCGCTGCGCCCGCTGTCGCTCGACTGGTACGAGGACGACGGCCTCGGCGCTGTCGACCTCTGCCACGCGACCTCCGGTGGCACGGCGGCGCTCCCGGGCCTGCTCGCCCGGCACTTCTACGACGTGCCGCTGCTGGTGACCGAATACGGGGTGCGGCTGCGGACGCACTACCTCACCGAACCCGATGCCCCACCGGCGATACGGGCCCTGCTGGCCGCCTTCCACGGTCGGCTGGCCGCCGAGACCTACCGGTGCGCGGCCGTGATCACGCCCGGCAACCTGCACGCCCGCCGCTGGCAGGAGCGTTGCGGCGCCGACCGCGCCAAGCTCCGCACGGTGTACCCGGGCATGGACGCGACCCCCTTCGCCGAGACGGGAGAGTCGCCGGAGTGCGCCGACCCGCACACTCTCGTCTGGGTCGGTGGCGTCGAGCCCACCAAGGACCTGGTATCGCTGCTGCACGCCTTCGCGGAGATCCGCAAGGCGGAGCCCGGGGCGCGCCTGAGGATCGTGGGTGCCCCCACCGGCCTCGAGGGCGCGGCCTACCTCGCCCACTGCAAGGGCCTGGCCTCGCAGCTCTTCCCCGACGAGGCCGACGGCCCGCACGCCGTCGGACGCAACCCGGTGTCCTTCGAGGAGACCGGCGGACCGGAACTGCCCTCCCGCGCCGAGGCGTACGGAGCGGCCGCCCTGGTGGTCCTTTCCAGCGTCGTCGAGGGGTTCCCGTACGGGCTGGTCGAGGCCATGCTCTGTGGTCGCGCGACGGTCTCCACGGACGTCGGCGCGGTGGTCGAGGCGATCGGCGGCACCGGACTGGTCGTACCGCCGCGCAATCCGCGGGCGCTCGCCGAGGCGTGTGTCGCCCTGCTGCGGGACCCCGAGCGCCGTGCGCGCCTGGGAGCCGCGGCGCGCGCCCGCGCACTGGAACTGTTCACCGTCGAACAGAACGTCGCGGCATTTCACGGCATTTACCTGGAGATGCTCTCGCGCGCACCGGCTCGCCGCGTCATCCTCGGCGACAACGGTGAACCCCTGCCGTTCGCCGTTCCCGCCGAGGCCCACGTCCCCGGCCGCTGGACCGACTCCACGGCGCGCGTCGTGGCCCGGGGTGGTCCCGGCTGGGCGACGGACGCCCCCGTCCGGGCCACGTCCCCGGCCTCCCCGGCCTTCCCGGCCTTCCCGGCCTCCGCGACCGAGGGGGCCCGATGA
- a CDS encoding DUF3152 domain-containing protein, producing MGRHSRRGPAPKADAEDTAAAREGRSGPLGRRRAPGPPAGEQEPPTSGTPDSVPRGAPAPGRAGGPGEVRGAASPQGYAGPGVRLPDGTPTHGFPRVADGTPARGVPRFPDGTPAHGVPRARGGHPEQHEPGGGWGELSARTAAGPGMPAGPHAGAASYPAHPSYPSRPGDPGPPGRSAQPGQPGQPGQPGQPAQPGRLGRPFPRQRQAAQGGPRQEYLDAFGADDDVFAPRPPRPAPVPVQPADPYASGTDWNAESGDGGVAGADDAPPTGEPAPVKGGKGRTFTGVAAAAVTTVLAVVVAGQVADGADGDDVRSQSATDQARDVHDSASRADGLPTPSESVTPLTYEQKMEKTYPLSATLDGSGKFDAIPGIEKGPGTGEKYTYRVDVEQGLGLDGELFAQAVHKTLNDDRSWAHNGARTFERIHSGQPRFVITLASPGTTADWCAKSGLDTTEDNVSCDSAATERVMINAYRWAQGAEPYGDDIHGYRQMLINHEIGHRIGFNHVTCDKDGELAPVMQQQTKFIDHDGIDCRPNPWAYPNS from the coding sequence GTGGGACGCCACAGCCGCCGCGGACCCGCCCCCAAGGCCGACGCCGAGGACACCGCGGCAGCGCGGGAGGGCCGGTCCGGCCCGCTGGGCCGCCGCCGGGCGCCCGGGCCTCCGGCGGGGGAGCAAGAGCCACCGACGAGCGGAACACCCGACTCGGTACCCCGCGGGGCACCGGCACCGGGACGGGCCGGGGGCCCGGGCGAGGTCCGGGGCGCCGCTTCCCCCCAGGGATACGCGGGGCCGGGTGTACGACTCCCGGACGGCACGCCGACGCACGGTTTTCCGCGGGTGGCGGACGGTACGCCCGCGCGTGGTGTCCCCAGGTTTCCCGACGGTACGCCGGCGCACGGTGTGCCGCGGGCCCGTGGCGGCCATCCCGAGCAGCATGAACCAGGCGGTGGATGGGGCGAGTTGAGCGCGCGGACCGCTGCCGGACCCGGCATGCCGGCGGGACCGCACGCCGGTGCCGCGTCGTACCCCGCGCACCCTTCGTACCCCTCGCGTCCCGGGGACCCCGGGCCGCCTGGCCGGTCCGCGCAGCCCGGTCAGCCCGGTCAGCCCGGTCAGCCCGGTCAGCCCGCGCAGCCCGGCCGGCTCGGCCGGCCCTTCCCGAGGCAGCGGCAGGCTGCTCAGGGGGGCCCGCGCCAGGAGTACCTGGACGCCTTCGGCGCGGACGACGACGTCTTCGCACCCCGGCCCCCGCGCCCTGCCCCGGTCCCCGTGCAGCCCGCCGATCCGTACGCCTCCGGCACCGACTGGAACGCCGAGAGCGGGGACGGCGGCGTCGCGGGCGCCGACGACGCGCCGCCCACGGGCGAGCCCGCGCCGGTCAAGGGCGGTAAGGGCAGGACCTTCACCGGCGTCGCCGCGGCCGCCGTCACCACCGTGCTGGCGGTCGTCGTGGCCGGACAGGTCGCCGATGGCGCGGACGGCGACGACGTGCGCTCTCAGTCCGCCACCGACCAGGCCCGCGACGTCCACGACTCCGCGTCGCGGGCGGACGGGCTGCCGACTCCGTCGGAGAGTGTGACACCGCTGACGTACGAGCAGAAGATGGAGAAGACGTACCCGCTCAGCGCCACGCTCGACGGTTCGGGGAAGTTCGACGCGATCCCCGGCATCGAGAAGGGGCCCGGGACGGGGGAGAAGTACACCTACCGCGTGGACGTGGAACAGGGGCTCGGCCTCGACGGGGAACTCTTCGCCCAGGCCGTGCACAAGACGCTCAACGACGACCGGAGCTGGGCCCACAACGGCGCCCGCACCTTCGAGCGTATCCACTCCGGGCAGCCCAGGTTCGTCATCACGCTGGCCAGCCCCGGAACCACCGCCGACTGGTGCGCCAAGTCGGGTCTCGACACGACCGAGGACAACGTGTCCTGCGACTCGGCCGCCACCGAGCGCGTGATGATCAACGCCTACCGCTGGGCGCAGGGTGCGGAACCGTATGGCGACGACATCCACGGGTACCGGCAGATGCTGATCAACCACGAGATCGGCCACCGCATCGGCTTCAATCACGTCACCTGCGACAAGGACGGCGAGCTCGCCCCGGTCATGCAGCAGCAGACCAAGTTCATCGACCACGACGGAATCGACTGCCGCCCCAACCCCTGGGCCTATCCCAATAGTTGA
- a CDS encoding alpha/beta fold hydrolase encodes MPSIEPPTVPPANVLPKVAAVRVAAGERLRSVHLPGVTLTVRSRPPAREGLPPALYVHGLGGSSQNWSALMPLLDGVVDGEALDLPGFGDSPPPDDGDYSITGHARAVVRYLEAAGRGPVHLFGNSLGGSIVTRVAAVRPDLVRTLTLVSPALPEIRVQRGAVPTGLLALPGVVSLFNRLTREWTAEQRVRGVTALCYGDPERVSPEGFRNAVEEMERRLRLPYFWDAMARSARGIVNAYTVGGQQGLWRQAQRVLAPTLLVYGGRDQLVGYRMAQRAARAFRDSRLLTLPDAGHVAMMEYPETVATAFRELLADTGESAVGDRIDAAVDDEPANQTTGG; translated from the coding sequence ATGCCTTCGATCGAGCCGCCGACCGTGCCGCCCGCCAACGTGCTGCCGAAGGTCGCAGCCGTCAGGGTCGCGGCCGGCGAGCGGCTCAGGTCGGTCCACCTGCCCGGTGTCACCCTGACGGTGCGCTCCAGACCACCGGCCCGCGAGGGACTGCCGCCCGCGCTCTACGTCCACGGCCTCGGCGGTTCCTCGCAGAACTGGTCGGCGCTGATGCCGCTGCTGGACGGCGTCGTCGACGGCGAGGCCCTCGATCTGCCGGGCTTCGGCGACTCCCCGCCACCGGACGACGGCGACTACTCGATCACGGGCCACGCGCGCGCGGTCGTCCGCTACCTCGAAGCGGCCGGACGTGGCCCCGTGCACCTCTTCGGCAACTCACTCGGTGGCTCCATCGTCACCCGCGTCGCCGCGGTCCGGCCCGACCTGGTGCGGACGCTGACCCTCGTCTCGCCCGCGCTGCCGGAGATCCGTGTGCAGCGCGGCGCCGTGCCGACGGGGCTGCTGGCGTTGCCGGGGGTGGTGTCGTTGTTCAACCGGCTCACCCGAGAGTGGACCGCGGAGCAGCGGGTGCGCGGCGTGACGGCGCTCTGCTACGGCGACCCGGAGCGAGTGTCGCCGGAGGGCTTCCGCAACGCCGTGGAGGAGATGGAGCGGCGACTTCGGCTGCCGTACTTCTGGGACGCGATGGCGCGTTCCGCGCGCGGGATCGTCAACGCGTACACGGTGGGCGGCCAGCAAGGACTGTGGCGACAGGCCCAACGGGTTCTCGCACCGACGCTGCTGGTCTACGGTGGACGGGACCAACTCGTCGGATACCGCATGGCCCAGCGGGCTGCCCGCGCCTTCCGTGACTCCCGGCTGCTGACCCTGCCGGACGCGGGACACGTGGCGATGATGGAATATCCGGAGACCGTGGCCACGGCGTTCCGTGAACTCCTCGCGGACACCGGGGAGTCGGCGGTCGGTGACAGGATCGACGCAGCCGTCGACGACGAGCCCGCCAACCAGACCACAGGAGGCTGA
- a CDS encoding TetR/AcrR family transcriptional regulator produces the protein MTAIEQTEAVRPRGTRLPRRARRNQLLGAAQEVFVAQGYHAAAMDDIAERAGVSKPVLYQHFPGKLDLYLALLDQHCEALIQSVRSALASTTDNKQRVRATMDAYFAYVEDDGGAFRLVFESDLTNEPAVRERVDKVTNECAEAICDVIAEDTGLSRAESMLLASGLGGLAQVVARSWLHSDRSVPRDQAVQLLTSLAWRGIAGFPLHGTEQH, from the coding sequence GTGACAGCCATCGAGCAGACAGAGGCGGTACGCCCGCGGGGCACACGCCTTCCCCGCCGAGCCCGACGCAACCAGCTCCTGGGCGCCGCACAGGAAGTGTTCGTGGCCCAGGGCTACCACGCGGCCGCGATGGACGACATCGCCGAACGCGCCGGCGTCAGCAAGCCGGTGCTCTACCAGCACTTCCCCGGCAAGCTCGACCTCTACCTCGCCTTGCTGGACCAGCACTGCGAGGCCCTGATCCAGTCCGTACGGAGCGCTCTCGCCTCGACGACCGACAACAAGCAGCGCGTCCGGGCGACGATGGACGCCTACTTCGCGTACGTCGAGGACGACGGCGGCGCCTTCCGCCTGGTCTTCGAGTCGGACCTGACCAACGAGCCCGCCGTGCGCGAGCGCGTCGACAAGGTCACGAACGAGTGCGCCGAGGCGATCTGCGACGTCATCGCCGAGGACACTGGCCTGTCTCGCGCCGAGTCGATGCTGCTGGCCTCGGGCCTGGGCGGCCTCGCCCAGGTGGTGGCCCGCTCCTGGCTGCACAGCGACCGCAGCGTGCCGCGCGACCAGGCGGTCCAGTTGCTGACCTCACTGGCCTGGCGGGGTATCGCCGGGTTCCCGCTGCACGGCACCGAGCAGCACTGA
- a CDS encoding DUF3107 domain-containing protein yields the protein MEVKIGVQHAPREIVLESGQNAEEVERVVAEALAGKSALLSLVDEHGRKVLVPADRLAYVEIGEPAPRKVGFGAL from the coding sequence GTGGAGGTCAAGATCGGCGTGCAGCACGCGCCCCGCGAGATCGTTCTGGAGAGCGGTCAGAATGCCGAGGAGGTCGAGCGCGTGGTGGCCGAGGCACTGGCCGGCAAGTCGGCGCTCCTGAGCCTCGTGGACGAACACGGCCGCAAGGTCCTGGTGCCGGCCGACCGTCTGGCCTACGTCGAGATCGGCGAGCCGGCCCCGCGCAAGGTGGGCTTCGGCGCGCTCTAG
- a CDS encoding ferritin-like domain-containing protein: MTSSDKPGNAADAPAETTGATGATGVAAQDWATAAAEPQYRAAVVDLLGALAYGELAAFERLAEDAKLAPTLADKAELAKMASAEFHHFERLRDRLAEIGEEPTEAMEPFVAAYDGFHKQTDPSDWLEGLVKAYVGDSIASDFYREVAARLDSDTRELVLAVLDDTGHAGFAVEKVRAAIEADPRVGGRLALWARRLMGEALSQSQRVVADRDALSTMLVGGVADGFDLAEVGRMFSRITEAHTKRMAALGLAA; the protein is encoded by the coding sequence ATGACGAGCTCTGACAAGCCTGGCAACGCCGCAGACGCCCCCGCCGAAACCACCGGAGCCACCGGAGCCACCGGTGTCGCCGCCCAGGACTGGGCGACGGCAGCCGCCGAACCGCAGTACCGTGCCGCGGTCGTGGACCTGCTCGGCGCGCTCGCGTACGGCGAACTGGCGGCGTTCGAGCGGCTCGCGGAAGACGCCAAGCTGGCGCCGACGCTCGCGGACAAGGCGGAGCTGGCGAAGATGGCGTCGGCGGAGTTCCACCACTTCGAGCGGCTGCGGGACCGGCTCGCCGAGATCGGTGAGGAGCCGACGGAGGCCATGGAGCCCTTCGTGGCCGCGTACGACGGCTTCCACAAGCAGACGGACCCGTCCGACTGGCTGGAGGGGCTCGTCAAGGCCTACGTCGGCGACTCCATCGCCAGCGACTTCTACCGCGAGGTCGCGGCCCGCCTCGACTCCGACACGCGTGAGCTGGTGCTCGCGGTGCTCGACGACACCGGGCACGCCGGCTTCGCCGTGGAGAAGGTGCGCGCGGCGATCGAGGCGGACCCGCGCGTGGGCGGGCGGCTCGCGCTGTGGGCGCGGCGGCTGATGGGGGAGGCTCTCTCGCAGTCCCAGCGGGTGGTGGCCGACCGGGACGCGCTGTCGACGATGCTCGTGGGCGGTGTCGCGGACGGGTTCGACCTCGCCGAGGTCGGCAGGATGTTCTCCCGGATCACCGAGGCGCACACCAAGCGGATGGCGGCGCTGGGTCTGGCCGCCTGA